A region of Piscinibacter gummiphilus DNA encodes the following proteins:
- a CDS encoding ABC transporter ATP-binding protein, with protein sequence MTAVTAPLLQVRSVAKAFGGNRVLEDVSFQVEPGEIVGLLGPNGSGKSTLLNLVTGFERIDQGEVLFEGGRIDRLPAHRIVDRALGRTFQLPSMPTKMSVIEVAMAAATARHGFFDTLLGTRAAREAEERARVEADALLKEFLLTPVRDLPSSALSGGQKKLLGIVCALMGKPRLLMLDEPTAGVHPNLRNDIVQALQRLNRQGMTIVIVEHDMHFIREVCTRCIVLDRGHIVASCRPDELSSNERVLQAYLGGGRAATESEKVNA encoded by the coding sequence ATGACCGCCGTCACCGCTCCGCTCCTCCAGGTCCGTTCGGTGGCCAAGGCCTTCGGTGGCAACCGGGTCCTCGAGGACGTCTCCTTCCAGGTCGAACCCGGTGAGATCGTGGGCCTGCTCGGCCCCAACGGCTCCGGCAAGAGCACGCTGCTCAACCTCGTCACCGGCTTCGAGCGCATCGACCAGGGCGAGGTGCTGTTCGAGGGCGGTCGCATCGACCGCCTGCCCGCACACCGGATCGTCGACCGCGCGCTCGGCCGCACCTTCCAGCTACCGTCGATGCCCACGAAGATGTCGGTGATCGAGGTCGCCATGGCCGCGGCCACCGCGCGCCACGGCTTCTTCGACACGCTGCTGGGCACCCGTGCCGCACGCGAGGCCGAGGAACGGGCACGCGTCGAGGCCGATGCGCTGCTGAAGGAATTCCTGCTGACCCCCGTGCGCGACCTGCCGTCGTCGGCGCTGTCGGGCGGCCAGAAGAAGCTGCTCGGCATCGTCTGCGCGCTGATGGGCAAGCCGCGGCTGCTGATGCTCGACGAACCCACCGCGGGCGTGCACCCCAACCTGCGCAACGACATCGTCCAGGCGCTCCAGCGCCTGAACCGGCAGGGCATGACGATCGTCATCGTCGAACACGACATGCACTTCATCCGCGAGGTGTGCACGCGCTGCATCGTGCTCGACCGCGGCCACATCGTCGCCAGCTGCCGGCCGGACGAACTGTCGTCCAACGAACGCGTGCTGCAGGCCTACCTCGGCGGCGGCCGGGCGGCCACCGAATCCGAGAAAGTCAACGCATGA
- a CDS encoding ABC transporter ATP-binding protein, with amino-acid sequence MIQIDNVTAGYTPDVDILRGMTLHANAAEIVTLLGPNGCGKSTLLKTIAGFLKPRIGRIVLDGADVGQVPVHTKIQKLGLGFVPQTENVFSALSVRENLQVGGHFQSDADVAQRLDELCTLYPVLMRKLSAPAASLSGGERQILALARALMARPKLLLLDEPSAGLSPKMLLEVFQAVMDIRAKEHVTVLMVEQNALEALRISDRAYVLSMGAVALTGEAKTLMDDPQVRELYLGGRAA; translated from the coding sequence ATGATCCAGATCGACAACGTGACGGCCGGCTACACGCCGGACGTCGACATCCTCCGCGGCATGACGCTGCACGCGAACGCCGCCGAGATCGTCACGCTGCTGGGCCCGAACGGCTGCGGCAAGTCCACGCTGCTCAAGACCATCGCGGGCTTCCTGAAGCCGCGCATCGGCCGCATCGTGCTCGACGGCGCGGACGTGGGCCAGGTGCCCGTGCACACGAAGATCCAGAAACTCGGTTTGGGCTTCGTGCCGCAGACCGAGAACGTGTTCAGCGCGCTGAGCGTGCGCGAGAACCTGCAGGTGGGCGGGCATTTCCAGTCGGATGCCGACGTGGCACAGCGCCTCGACGAGCTCTGCACGCTGTACCCGGTGCTGATGCGAAAGTTGAGCGCGCCGGCCGCGTCGCTGTCGGGCGGTGAACGCCAGATCCTCGCGCTGGCCCGCGCGCTGATGGCCCGCCCGAAGCTGCTGCTGCTCGACGAACCGTCGGCCGGCCTGTCGCCCAAGATGCTGCTCGAGGTCTTCCAGGCGGTGATGGACATCCGCGCCAAGGAACACGTCACCGTGCTGATGGTGGAGCAGAACGCGCTGGAGGCGCTGCGCATCTCCGACCGGGCCTACGTGCTGTCGATGGGGGCCGTGGCGCTGACGGGCGAGGCGAAGACGCTGATGGACGATCCGCAGGTGCGCGAGCTGTACCTGGGAGGGCGCGCGGCCTGA
- the proC gene encoding pyrroline-5-carboxylate reductase has protein sequence MDSSIAFIGGGNMATALIGGLVASGTDPRSIQVVEPFEPQRERLWAEHGVFATPVADSAVARAGLVVWAVKPQVFAEAAAACGPGLTNALHLSVMAGVRSDTLARATGSERVVRAMPNTPALIGQGIAGLFAREAVSATDRALVEAVLRPTGTTLWVETEADLDAVTALSGSGPAYVLYLLEAMMAAGASMGLPADQARALALATVAGTAEMARRSAEPPEVLRAQVTSKGGTTAAAIGTLDRGAVKECFVEAMRNAQRRAVELGAD, from the coding sequence ATGGATTCCTCGATCGCCTTCATCGGTGGCGGCAACATGGCCACCGCGCTCATCGGCGGGCTCGTCGCGAGTGGCACCGACCCGCGTTCCATCCAGGTCGTCGAACCCTTCGAACCGCAGCGCGAACGCCTGTGGGCCGAACACGGCGTGTTCGCCACGCCGGTGGCCGACAGCGCCGTCGCGCGCGCGGGGCTCGTGGTCTGGGCCGTCAAGCCGCAGGTGTTCGCCGAGGCCGCCGCCGCGTGCGGGCCGGGCCTCACGAACGCGCTGCACCTGAGCGTGATGGCCGGCGTGCGCAGCGACACCCTCGCCCGTGCCACCGGCAGCGAGCGCGTGGTGCGCGCGATGCCCAACACCCCAGCCCTGATCGGCCAGGGCATCGCGGGCCTGTTCGCCCGCGAGGCGGTCTCGGCCACGGACCGCGCCCTCGTGGAGGCGGTGCTGCGCCCCACCGGCACCACGCTGTGGGTCGAGACCGAGGCGGACCTCGACGCGGTCACCGCGCTGTCCGGCTCGGGCCCCGCGTACGTGCTCTACCTGCTGGAAGCGATGATGGCCGCCGGCGCCTCGATGGGCCTCCCGGCCGACCAGGCCCGGGCGCTGGCACTCGCCACGGTGGCGGGCACCGCCGAGATGGCGCGGCGTTCGGCCGAGCCGCCGGAGGTGCTGCGCGCCCAGGTGACGTCCAAGGGCGGCACCACGGCCGCGGCCATCGGGACGCTCGACCGGGGTGCGGTCAAGGAGTGCTTCGTGGAAGCGATGCGCAACGCGCAGCGGCGGGCGGTCGAACTCGGGGCGGATTGA
- a CDS encoding L-glutamate gamma-semialdehyde dehydrogenase produces the protein MNQVPFSLSPRRAADRLPSPYRDEATVLQDLLSRLPASLSWPAAMDTARPWVAAVRESPAPFWAMESLLRDYPISSAEGLALMRLAEALLRVPDAATAIALTADQLGKADFGTPAASHHKVISGLSSSVIALSKRFLPDHDHEGGLFKRLGAQTVVAATVRAIQLMGRQFVLGRQIREALSEADGARKVQPQLRYSYDMLGEGARTEADARRYLASYHDAIEHIAKAGVRGAGPEGSDGISIKLSALFSRYEDAQRERVGDTLLPRVWSLMERAAAADINLTIDAEECDRLELSLDVFEALATRAAPRFPQWRGFGLAVQAYQTRARHVIDEVARIARTNGQRFMVRLVKGAYWDGEIKRAQELGLPAYPVYTHKHHTDISYLACAGALIDHADVIYPQFATHNAGTIAAIQSMAKARGATYEMQRLHGMGEGVYREVLKDAGVPVRVYAPVGEHRDLLAYLVRRLLENGANSSFVHQLTDESVPVDTLLASPLHPAAVPGLPLPVALYGFDGTSGRRNPQGADLAVTAERAVYEQAVDAAVVESVPEAPVGGIAATMTRLHGGFTAWNATPLADRAAVLRRAADALEQRQPEFCGLLVREAHKTLGDCISEVREAIDFCRYYADQAEATLASRALPGPTGESNTLHLHGRGVFVCISPWNFPLAIFAGQVVAALVAGNTVAAKPAEQTPAVAARFVALLHEAGVPADALVLQHGEGHTVGAALVAHPLVAGVCFTGSTAVAKAINRALAAKDGPIVPLIAETGGINAMVVDSTALPEQVVDAVVQSAFRSAGQRCSALRLLCVHEGIADGVIEMIAGALQELSVGDPSQLSTDVGPVIDAEAHANIAREVTRLEGSARVIGRAPVGLDVTGHVIAPVAFEVAKVSDLSAEIFGPVLHVVRWSGDADAVIREVNQLGYGLTLGLQTRIDSRALRLAAEARIGNVYVNRNMIGAVVGVQPFGGEGLSGTGPKAGGPHYLFRFCAEQTVTINTAAAGGNAALLAGTSH, from the coding sequence ATGAACCAAGTCCCCTTCAGCCTGTCGCCCCGCCGTGCGGCCGACCGGCTCCCGAGCCCGTACCGCGACGAGGCCACCGTGCTGCAGGACCTGTTGTCCCGCCTGCCCGCCAGCCTGTCGTGGCCGGCGGCGATGGACACGGCCCGGCCCTGGGTCGCCGCGGTGCGCGAGTCGCCCGCGCCGTTCTGGGCGATGGAGTCGCTGCTGCGCGACTACCCGATCTCGAGCGCCGAGGGCCTCGCGCTGATGCGGCTGGCCGAGGCGCTGCTGCGCGTGCCCGACGCCGCCACCGCGATCGCCCTCACGGCCGACCAGCTCGGCAAGGCCGACTTCGGCACGCCGGCCGCAAGCCACCACAAGGTGATCTCGGGGCTGTCGTCGAGTGTCATCGCGCTGTCCAAGCGCTTCCTGCCCGACCACGACCATGAAGGCGGTCTCTTCAAGCGCCTGGGCGCGCAGACCGTCGTGGCGGCCACGGTGCGCGCGATCCAGCTGATGGGCCGGCAGTTCGTGCTGGGCCGCCAGATCCGCGAGGCATTGTCCGAGGCCGACGGCGCCCGCAAGGTCCAGCCGCAGCTGCGCTACAGCTACGACATGCTCGGCGAAGGCGCGCGCACCGAGGCCGACGCGCGCCGCTACCTCGCGTCGTACCACGACGCCATCGAGCACATCGCGAAGGCCGGCGTGCGCGGTGCGGGGCCGGAGGGTTCCGACGGCATCTCGATCAAGCTGAGCGCCCTCTTCTCCCGCTACGAGGACGCGCAGCGCGAGCGCGTCGGCGACACGCTGCTGCCGCGCGTGTGGTCGTTGATGGAGCGCGCCGCTGCAGCCGACATCAACCTGACCATCGACGCCGAGGAGTGCGACCGCCTCGAACTGTCGCTCGACGTGTTCGAGGCGCTGGCCACCCGCGCCGCGCCCCGCTTCCCGCAGTGGCGCGGCTTCGGTCTCGCCGTGCAGGCCTACCAGACCCGCGCCCGTCACGTGATCGACGAGGTGGCCCGCATCGCCCGCACGAACGGCCAGCGCTTCATGGTGCGCCTCGTCAAGGGCGCGTACTGGGACGGCGAGATCAAGCGCGCCCAGGAGCTGGGCCTTCCGGCGTACCCGGTCTACACGCACAAGCACCACACCGACATCTCGTACCTCGCGTGCGCCGGCGCCCTGATCGACCACGCCGATGTGATCTACCCGCAGTTCGCCACACACAACGCCGGCACCATCGCGGCCATCCAGTCGATGGCGAAGGCCCGTGGCGCGACGTACGAGATGCAGCGCCTGCACGGCATGGGCGAAGGCGTGTACCGCGAAGTGCTGAAGGACGCGGGCGTGCCGGTGCGCGTCTACGCCCCCGTCGGCGAGCACCGCGACCTGCTGGCCTACCTCGTGCGCCGCCTGCTCGAGAACGGCGCCAACTCGTCGTTCGTGCACCAGCTCACCGACGAGTCCGTGCCCGTCGACACGCTGCTCGCCTCGCCGCTGCACCCGGCCGCCGTGCCGGGCCTGCCGCTGCCGGTCGCGCTGTACGGCTTCGACGGCACCTCGGGCCGCCGCAACCCGCAAGGCGCCGACCTCGCGGTGACCGCCGAACGCGCCGTCTACGAACAGGCGGTGGACGCGGCGGTGGTCGAATCCGTGCCCGAGGCCCCGGTCGGCGGCATCGCCGCCACGATGACCCGCCTGCACGGCGGCTTCACCGCCTGGAACGCCACGCCGCTCGCCGACCGCGCCGCCGTGCTGCGCCGCGCCGCCGACGCGCTGGAACAGCGCCAGCCCGAGTTCTGCGGCCTGCTCGTGCGCGAGGCCCACAAGACCCTCGGCGACTGCATCTCCGAGGTGCGCGAGGCCATCGACTTCTGCCGCTACTACGCCGACCAGGCGGAGGCCACGCTCGCGTCGCGCGCCCTCCCGGGACCGACAGGCGAGAGCAACACGCTGCACCTGCACGGCCGCGGCGTGTTCGTCTGCATCAGCCCGTGGAACTTCCCGCTCGCGATCTTCGCGGGCCAGGTCGTCGCCGCGCTGGTGGCCGGCAACACCGTGGCGGCCAAGCCCGCCGAGCAGACCCCGGCCGTCGCCGCACGCTTCGTCGCGCTGCTGCACGAAGCCGGCGTGCCCGCCGACGCGCTCGTGCTGCAGCACGGCGAGGGCCACACCGTGGGCGCCGCGCTCGTCGCGCACCCGCTCGTCGCGGGCGTGTGTTTCACCGGCTCCACGGCGGTCGCGAAGGCCATCAACCGGGCGCTCGCCGCGAAGGACGGCCCCATCGTGCCGCTGATCGCCGAGACCGGCGGCATCAACGCGATGGTGGTCGACAGCACCGCGCTGCCCGAGCAGGTGGTGGACGCCGTGGTGCAGAGCGCCTTCCGCAGCGCCGGCCAGCGCTGCTCCGCGCTGCGCCTGCTGTGCGTGCACGAGGGCATCGCCGACGGCGTGATCGAGATGATCGCCGGGGCGCTGCAGGAGCTGTCCGTCGGCGACCCGTCGCAGCTGTCGACCGACGTCGGCCCGGTGATCGACGCCGAGGCCCACGCGAACATCGCCCGCGAGGTGACCCGCCTCGAAGGGTCGGCCCGCGTGATCGGCCGTGCCCCCGTGGGCCTGGACGTCACCGGGCACGTCATCGCTCCGGTGGCGTTCGAAGTCGCGAAGGTGTCCGACCTGTCGGCCGAGATCTTCGGCCCGGTGCTGCACGTGGTGCGCTGGTCGGGTGATGCCGACGCCGTGATCCGCGAGGTGAACCAGCTCGGCTACGGCCTCACGCTCGGCCTGCAGACCCGCATCGACTCGCGCGCGCTGCGCCTCGCGGCCGAGGCCCGCATCGGCAATGTCTACGTCAACCGCAACATGATCGGCGCGGTGGTCGGTGTGCAGCCGTTCGGGGGCGAGGGCCTGTCCGGCACCGGCCCGAAGGCCGGCGGCCCGCACTACCTGTTCCGCTTCTGCGCCGAGCAGACCGTGACCATCAACACCGCGGCGGCCGGCGGCAACGCGGCGCTGCTCGCGGGGACGTCGCACTGA
- a CDS encoding Lrp/AsnC ligand binding domain-containing protein, with protein MRPRPSETEAEAPSFVPHGFDKIDARILRALQADGRISNIKLAEEVHLSPTAVLERVKRLTRDGFILGYTARLNPDKLGAGMLVFIEVVLDRTTHDVMNAFSAAVQTRPEILECHLVAGGFDYLIKTRVSDMRAYREWIGTVVWTLPGVRETHTYAVMEEVKNTTALAI; from the coding sequence ATGCGTCCCCGCCCCAGCGAGACCGAAGCCGAAGCGCCGTCCTTCGTGCCCCACGGGTTCGACAAGATCGACGCCCGCATCCTCCGGGCGCTGCAGGCCGACGGCCGCATCTCCAACATCAAGCTCGCCGAGGAGGTGCACCTGTCGCCCACGGCCGTGCTCGAGCGAGTCAAGCGCCTCACGCGCGACGGCTTCATCCTCGGCTACACCGCGCGGCTGAACCCCGACAAGCTCGGCGCCGGCATGCTCGTGTTCATCGAGGTCGTGCTCGACCGCACCACGCACGACGTGATGAACGCCTTCAGCGCCGCGGTCCAGACACGTCCCGAGATCCTCGAATGCCACCTCGTGGCCGGCGGCTTCGACTACCTGATCAAGACGCGGGTGTCCGACATGCGGGCGTACCGCGAGTGGATCGGCACGGTGGTGTGGACCTTGCCCGGCGTGCGCGAGACGCACACGTACGCCGTCATGGAGGAAGTGAAAAACACCACGGCCCTGGCCATCTGA